The Terriglobus roseus sequence ACCGAAGCACGCAGCTTTCGCACACGCCGCAGGCGAAATCCTCGCCTGAGTAGCAGGACCAACTTACATGTAACGGCGCACCAAGTTCAACACCCAGCGCCACGATCTCACGCTTTCTCATGTGGATGAGCGGTGTTTCCACCCGGATATCGCCCACCGCGGTGCCCTGCCGGATCAGCGCGTTGAAGGCATCGTAGTACGCCGGACGACAGTCCGGATAGCCGGAGCTGTCCTGTTCGACTGCGCCAATCAGGATCACTTTTGCCCCGATCACCTCAGCCCAACTGACCGCGGCAGAAAGGAAGTGCGCATTGCGAAACGGGACATAGGTCACCGGAATGGCATCGCCGATGGCCGACTCTTCAGCCGGAGCGTCAGGAACTGCAATGGACGCATCCGTCAGCGCCGAGCCGCCAATCTGACGGAACAGGTCCATTCGCAGCGGCAGGAACTGCTTGAAACCCAATGCCTCCGCAACGCCGCGGGCTGAGAGCAGCTCACGCGCCTCCGTCCGTTGGCCGTACGAAAAGTGCAGGGCATAGGCATCATAATCGCGGGCGGCCAGCGCTGCACAGACGGTGGAATCCATCCCGCCAGAGAGGCAGACGACGGCCTTCTCGCGTGGCTTTATTTGGGAACTCATAGCTTGATTCTAGGCGCTCTCGGCGGACACCGGCCTGGGTGCCCGCCATCGCGAAGCCGTTACAGATCGTCACCGTTGTCCGCCAGCGACGCGCCCACGCGGGAGCTGCCGCTATCCACGCCATCTGCATCCGTCACAGTCGGTACGGTGTTCAAAAGCTCGCGAGCTGTCTCTACGTCCGACACCTTCACCTGCAGGCGTGCGCCGCTCATCGGCAGAAGGATGTTCGCTTCTTCGCCGCTCAGGAAGGAGTCCACGCCCGCGCCGTCCAGCACGCTCTGCGCCAGGGCCGCCTCACCCACCTCCGAGTAGCTTGCTACTGTCACAAAATCGTCTTCATCGCGCTCTGCCATGCTGATTGCCTCCACGTTCTAGATTCCGTATGACGCGCCCACAGCCAGAGCGGGTGCCCCGGATCCTGGGCATATGCCCCCTGGTATGCCGCAGCACGTTCTCCGAGACAGCTTCTAGGGTCTGCTTAAAACGGACTTCCAGAACGTAGCACGCAGGCTGTCGAGCTTTGACTCCACCTTGAACGTGTCGCCCAGCACGTTGAACGGACCGCCACCATTGCGTGCAGGGATCCACGGCGGTCCGGGCGTGCCGGTCTCCGCGAAGTGGACCCAGGCCATGACAGCTTCTCGGCTGACCGCACGATCCGTCGCATCGTAGTCACGGTCCTTCACGCGGTCCAGCGTCCCGAAAAAGTACGGGATCTCTGCAGTGTGATGGGCACCGAACTCCGGATGCGCCTTCCACGGCGGCACCCGGCTGAAGTCGTACAGAAAGACCTCCGAAGTGCGTCGGCGTACGTATGCGTCAGCGTAAAGGGCTGCCACGGCGTAGTTGCGATCTCTGCCCGCAGCGACCTGCGACTTCGCTGCCTGCGCGTCGTCGTTGCCGGGATACAGCTTCAGGAATCTTGCCGCGTCCGCGCCCAGCTTCTTCTCAGCGTCCGCGCGATAAGCCTCAGCGGTCTTGCCGTTAGGCACAGTCGTGCCGCCCTCATCGCCATTCCAGCCTGCGATGACAGGCACATCGCTGCCCACGGGACTGCGAAGGTCATCGCCCGGCTCCTCGGTCAGCCACCATCCATCCACCACGGGCCTGCGCGGCGGAGTGTCCTTTGCATTCATCAGGTCCTCCGCTGACATCGCCCGTAGGGCCGCCAGGCTGCCGCCGTGTGCGTGCGTGAACCTGTCGCCTGCAGCCTCAGCCTCGGGCAGAGGTGTGATCGATGTCGCCGGCCACACCGGCGGTCCGCTGTTCATGATCGCGCGGGCGAAGAGGCCCTTTGCACGCGGGGATGCGATCAGCTGCGCGACACTCTGCGCACCGGCAGACTGACCCGCGATGGTGACACGAGACGGATCGCCGCCAAAGGCTGCGATGTTTCGTTGCACCCAGCCGAGCGCCGCGATCTGGTCAGCCAGGCCGTAGTTCCCGGCGCTGTCATGGCCTGATTCAGCTGCTAACGCAGTCGTGGCCAGGTAGCCGAAGACGCCCAGGCGGTAGTTCGCGTCCACGACGATCACGCCGTGCTCGGCCAATGTTGTGCCGTCATAACCGGCGACACTGTTGGAACCTTCATTGAAGCCGCCGCCGTGGAAGAAGACGAGTACGGCATGCCGACCGCCCTTTGCAGGCGCCCAAATATTGACGGACAGGCAGTCCTCGCTGGCGTTGTTCTGCACCATGAAGGCTTCCGTCCAGGGCAGTCGACTGCGGGACAGCACCTGCATGCACGCGGAACCAGGCTTGTCTGCCGGCAACAGCGTCGCGCTCCGAACAACGGGCCGCGGCGCCTTCCAGCGCAGGTCGCCAACAGGTGGCGCGGCAAACGGCACTCCAAGGAACGCGCGCACATTGCCGCTGCGAACACCGGCAAGATCGCCGCTCTCTGTCTTCACCGCGGTCTGCGCCACACAAACCGACACGGACAAACCCACTAGGAACGCTGCAAACAAACGCACGTGGCACCTCTGACACCGACGAGAGGCGATCATAACGCGGTCCTTATAAATCCCGCACCACTGTTCCCAATTCCGGAAAGATTGTCCGCGCTACGACAGCATAAGCACCGAGGTCCAGCGTCCGGCTGGAAAAGGAATCTTGCCAACCCGCAAGCGCATCGGATTGCGCATGCGAGTTGTCATCTTCGGCGCCAGTGGCATGGTTGGCCAGGGTATTCTCCGCGAGTGTCTGCTGGACCCCGGAGTGGTTGAAGTGCTCACGGTCAGCCGCAGTGCGCTCGATGCATCGGTCGACACGGCCGTCGACCGTAAGAGTCCAAAGCTGCGCGAACTGGTTCGGCCCGATGTCTTTTCAGACCTCGACTTCACGCCCATCGCCCGCGAACTGACCGGCTTCGACGCGTGCTTCTTCCCGCTGGGCGTCTCGTCGTTCCGCATGAAAGAAGCCGCCTACAAGCGCGTTACGCGCGACCTGACGCTGGCCGCGGCGCGTGTCCTGGCGAAGCAGAACCCCGCCATGGTCTTCCTCTACGTCTCAGGCGAAGGGACCGACGTCCGCAGTAAGACGATGTGGGCGCGTGTGAAGGGGGCAACGGAAAATGCGCTGCTGTCCATGCCATTTCGCGCGGCATACATGTTCCGACCGGGACTGATCCTGGCGAAGAACGGCATCCGGTCAAAGGTGGCCATCTACAACCTGCTGTATCGCGCGCTCTTGCCTCTGGTAGCGCTGCTTGGCCGCTTCCCCAAGCTGGCAACCGACACGCAAACGGTCGGCCGCGCCATGCTGCGTGCTGCACGCGAAACGCCTGCGGAACGCATCTGGAACACGGCCGGGATCAATCGCCTGGGCCGGTAACTACGGGTAGATCCGGTTCAGCGTCCGCGCGAACGGAATTGTTTCGCGTACGTGATCCAGCCCGCAGATCCACGCGACGCAGCGCTCAATGCCCATACCGAAGCCACTGTGCGGCACGCTGCCATACTTGCGCAGATCCAGGTACCACTCAAATGCTTCCAGCGGCAGACCATGCGACAGGATGCGCTCCTTCAGCAGGTCATAGTCGTCCACGCGCTGCGATCCGCCGATGATTTCTCCATAGCCTTCGGGCGCCAGAACGTCCACGCAGAGCGCCTTCCGGGGATCCTTCGGATCGGGCTGCATATAGAAAGCCTTCACCTCCGCCGGGTAGCGATGCACCATCACCGGCCGGTCGAACTGGTTCGAGATGTAGGTCTCATCGGGCGCGCCGAAGTCATCGCCATAGACATGCGGCTTCTCGATCAGGCCTTCGGCGAACGCCTTCTCCAGCATGGCGTGCGCATCGTCATAACTCACACGCGGGAAGGGTGCGCTGATCTTCTCAAGCCTTGCAGCCTTATCGTCTGCGCCCGTGATTGTCTTCAGGTCGATGCGGTGCTTCTCCAGCACGCGTGTGACGATGTGCGACAGGAAGTTCTCCGCCAGCACCATCAGGTCATCCAGGTCGGCGTAAGCGACCTCCGGCTCGATCATCCAGAACTCAGTCAGGTGGCGGCGTGTCTTGCTCTTCTCTGCGCGGAAGGTGGGGCCGAAGCTGTACACCTTACCCAAAGCCAGTGCCGTGGCTTCGATATAGAGCTGGCCGCTTTGCGTCAGGTAGGCATTGCCTTCGTCGAAGTACTTCATCTCGAAGAGTTCGCTTGTGCCTTCGCAGGCTGCAGGTGTCAGGATGGGTGGATCGGTGCGCGTGAAGTCCTGGTCGTCGAAGAACTCTGCCGCCGCCCGCATGATGGTCGCGCGGACGCGCAGAATGGCCGACTGGCGCGGCGTGCGCATCCACAGGTGACGATGCTCCATCAGGAAGTCCGGACCGTGCTCCTTCAGCGTGATGGGGAAGGGCTGGTCAGCACGCACGGCCTGCTGCACCTTCACGTCTTCGACGTCGAGCTCAAAGCCCGAGGGAGCGCGCGAATCGGCACGCACCTTGCCCGTGACGGTCAGGCTCGACTCAAGCTGCAGATCCTTCAGCGTCTCGAAGACTTCGGGCGATACGGCAGCCTTCGGCACAATGCCCTGGATGGTCCCGGTGCCATCGCGAAAGATAGGGAACAGCAGCTTTCCGCTGGCGCGCAGGTTGTACAGCCAGCCGCGCACGGTGACTGTCTGGCCGACGTGGGTGCCGATGTTTGCAATGGACGTGATGGGGGCGCTGGATTCGGTGCTCATGACACTGTTCAGTGTATTCCCGCGCGTATTCCTGCACTGCCACCGGGGCCAGCGGGCATGGTGTTATCAGGTGTTTGCGCACTCGGCGACGCGCAGGCAGTTGCAAAACAGGCGCTGCCCCGTAGGTGTTAGCGGTGCAACGTACAGGCGTAGGCGCCGATACACGAACGATATTTTGCGACACGCCTTTGGGCAATGGTTGCAGTAAGGCAAACAGGCGATTCTAAGTCTGTCAGGAGAGGGCACTGAACCTCACCGGCAAAGCAACAGGAGACCAGGATGCATGACTTATTTGTAGCAATTGCTTTTCTTACCATGCTGCTTCTTCCGTGCGTTGTCGCCACCCTCAGCGGCACCAGCGAAGTTTAGATCTTGGGCGCGAGCATCTGCTCTGCGCAAAGAAAAAAGGGCAACATGCGCCAAGCATGTTGCCCATTATTTTTTTGTCCGCTGACCGCCCTGGAGCTACTTCTGGCCTACCGGCTGCTCCAGCATATGAAATGCCGTCGCAGCGTTCGCGCTCATGGACTTCGCGTCAATCTCAGGCTCGTAGCGAATTTCCAGTGTGCCCGTAGGAGGCTGCTTCAGCGCTGCAATGCCTGCCCGAACCTCGTCCCACTTCACGGTTCCTTCGCCCGGCCAGCAATGCTCATCCTTCTCGCCGCCGTTGTCGTGCAGATGCAACTGCTTGATACGGTCGCCGAGGATCTCATAAGCTGCCGCAACACCACCCATGCCATGCAGATTCATGTGACCCACATCAAGGCAAACGTTCACGGAATCCAGGTGGCCGATGCGCAGCATCTCCATCAGGTGTTCGGGCGTGGTCACGTCGTTGGGGAGGGTCTCAATCAGCGTCTTCACACCCAGCGGTGCGGCAAATGCCTTGATGTGTTCGACGGCAGTCATCGAAATGTCGAGCGTGCGCTCGTTCCAGGTGTCGTTCGCTGTTCCCAGGTGCAGAACCATGCTGTCAATGTCGATCTGCTCGGCTGCTTCCAGGGCGCGCTTGACCTCATCCATCGCATCGATGCGGCGGGTCTTCTCAACATCAATCAAGTTGATGGACGGTGGCACGTGCTTGCTCCAGTTGGAGCCCCGGCCATCGAAGATGGGCTGGTGCAGGGTGGCGCGACAGTCGTTGCTGCGAAACCACTTCGCCAGCTCCTTCACCTCGGTGCGGTCGGCGTAGTCGAAGTGGTGGCGCGCCGCAAATAACTCAATCGACTGGGCGCCGGCGCCGACCATCGCATCCAGCAGGCCTGCGTGAAGTCGTTGTTGCAAGAACACGTGGGTACTGATGGAACGCTTCATCATCACCCAAAACGATAGCAGGGACGGCGGGGCAGCGGAGCATCAGCGATGGTTCGCGCCCCGCACGCTCGAAACGGCGGCTAGTGAGCAGGCAGTGTGCGGTCGATGGCTGCCTGCGCCAGCGGCGCCATGATGGCGTACCCGGCTGCCGTGGGGTGCACGCCGTCGAGAGCGGTGCCGGGCTTCATGCCACCTGCCGGTGTCGCCAGTGCCGTGTAGTAGTCCAGGTAGGTGAAGCCGTTGGCCGCGCAGTATTGCTGAATCCACGCGTTCATGGTGCGAATTTTCTCTGCCGGTCCAAGACCGCGACGCCATGGGTAATCGTCTGCGGGCAGCACGCTGGCAAGGATGACCTTGATGCCGTGCGCCTTCGCCAGCTCCGCCATGGATCGCAGGTTATCCTGCGTGCTCTCGGCCGACGCGATACCGGTGTTGCCAGCAATGTCGTTGGTGCCTGCAAGGATCAGGACGGCTGCAGGCTTCAGTGCGATCACGTCCTGCTGAAAGCGGATCACCATCTGCGGCGTGGTCTGGCCCCCGATGCCGCGATTGATATACGGCTTGCCGGGGAAGAACGGGACGGTCTTATCGCGGTGAGACCAGCCGTCCGTGATGCTGTCGCCATAAAAGACAACGCGACCCGGCTCCGTAGCCGCCAGAGTTTTATTCTCTTCGCGATAGCGCGCAAGCTGCGCAAAGTCTGCCAGCTTCGTTTGCAGGCCCTTGATCTCGGCGGGTGTCAGCGTCGCCGGATCCTTTGTCAGAACGGGGTCGATCGGCTGCGGTGCGGACACAGCGGTTGCTGCTGGTGCTGGAGCGACAGTGGTCGTGCTTTGTGCGCTCAGGACGAGACAAGAAGTGAATGCAGCTGCCGAAGCGATGGCGAGAGAACGAATCATGAAGCCGATACCCCTGTGGTTCGCAAGTGTACGAACTCGAGCGCACACATGCAACGCCGCGTCGCGTTACGCCAGGGTTACCAGTAGCGGCGTATGGTCGCTCGGCTTCTCCTGGGCCCGCGGCGTCTTGTCGATCTCGCATGCGGTCAGGCGCGGAGCAAGCCCCGGCGACAGCAGAAAGTGGTCGATGCGGATGCCGCGATTGCGCTCAAACGCCTGCCGGAAGTAATCCCAAAAGGTAAACGCATCCCTGGTATCGGGGTAGAGCGCACGGAATGCATCGACAAAGCCCATCGCCTTCATTGCGCGATAACGGTCACGGGGCTCCGGCTGAAAGAGCGCGTCACGCAACCAGTTCGCTGGCTTGTCGCAATCGATGTCTTCCGGAATCACATTGAAGTCGCCGCCAATGATCGTCGGGATTGGATCGTTTTTCCAAACCATCATCTGCTGGATCAGCCGATCCATCCACGCCAGCTTGTAGAAGAATTTCTCCGTGCCCACAGGATTACCGTTCGGCAGGTAGATGTTCACGACGCGCAGCTTCGTAGGCATATCGAGGATGGTCTCGAGGTAGCGCGCATGGGTGTCTTCGTCATCCCCCGCGAGCTTGTTCGTGACCATCTCAATCGGCAACCGCGAAAGGATCGCGACACCGTTGTAACTCTTCTGCCCAATGGCGACCGACTCATAGCCAACGGCGCGAAATTCCTCCACGGGGAACTCGAGACCCTTCAACTCCTGCAGCAGCAGAACATCCGGCTGGCGCGTCTCAAGGAAAGCCAGCGCATGCGTCATCCGCGCGCGGATCGAATTCACATTCCAGGTTGCAATAACGATGGCCAGTTCTCCTTGCGTGCGCTATCAGGATAACGGCTTGCTCGGTGAGGCATCGTCCAAGGCCCAACAAACCATCTTTAGCGTCCGACGATCCTGACGCCTGACCGCCGCCGATCCGGGTGACGAATGCTTCGACGATGCATCCGCATAGCTTTAGCTGCTCGAACATAACCTTTATTGCGTAGATCTATCCGCTCGGAAGGGCACAGCTTAAGCTGTGCCACAACGACCCCACAAAAAGCCGGCTTTAGCCGCTGAGGTCAGCTTGCTTACGATGCGCCGACGACCACGGATAGTCCCCGAGATCTTCGACCAACCGTCGCGACACGGGATTCTGCTCGAGGTAAGTCTTCCGTGCAAGGTAATCGATACGGTCGCGCACGCGATGATCCGCGAAGCCACGTTGCCAAACCGGCGAATGCTTGCCACCCGCATGGTGATATCGCTTGGAGAAGCCGCCCTTGATGCACTGCATCGCTCGCTCCAGCGTAACCGTCGGAGTCAGGAAGACGTGAAGATGCTCCGGCATGATGACAAAGGCGTGCAGTTTGTAGATGGACCGGTAATGCTGCAGGACATCGAACATCAGCTGCGCGGCGGTGTCCCTCTGGAAGACCCGCTTCCGTTCCGCGCATACGGCGGTCACGAAAAATGTACCTTCCTGACTGGTCCTCGTGGGCGCGGACATCGCGAAAGCTCAACCTCAGCGGCTAAAGCCGGGATTCGAACAAGAGTATTGGCACAGCTAAAGCTGTGCCTTTCCGTGCAGCGAGCAGCGTGCCCAATGGAAGCGATGTTGACGCAGGAAGCTGTGCTCTTTCGATCAAAGACATCAGTCGACCCAGCTGAAGCTGCGCCTTTCCGTGCAACGAGCAACGTGCCCAACGGAAGCGATGTTGACTCAGGAAGGCGTGCTCTTTCGAGCAAAAACATCAGTCGACCCAGCTGAAGCTTAGCCCTTCCGATCAACGAGCATCGTCCCTCACGACCATCCGACTGAACCCATGTTGGCACAGCTAAAGCTATGCCACACCGACCGACTGCCCTTCGCCGAAATCAGTAATCCCGATTTGGATCCGAACAGGGCAAACTTCAATACCCGCTCGCCTTTCCAAAGCCCTTGCGGGTGTCATGTCCGCCGAGCAGTTCGCCTGTCTTCGGATCGACTGCGATCAACTCGCTGTCGCCCCAGATGCCGGGGTTGTGCTCGTCGAACTCGCCGGATCGTTTGATGTTGTAGCCGTCCGCCTTCAGCACCTCGCCGGCGGCAGCTGGGAAGCGCTTCTCCACCTGCAGTTCGTCCGGCAGGTACTGGTTGTGAAAGCGCGGAGCGTCCGCTGCTTCCTGCACATTCAGGCCGTTATCCAGCACGCTGATCAGGTCGTTGGTCACGGTCGAGATGATGGTCGGTCCGCCCGGCGATCCAGCGACGAGCACAAGCTTGCCCTTCTTCGTGACCACCGTCGGGGTCATCGCAGAGAGAGGCCGCTTGTGCGGTGCGATCGCGTTGTTCGGTCCCTGGATGAGGCCAAAGCCGTTGGGCACGCCGACTTTGCTGGTGAAGTCGTCCATCTCGTCATTCATTGCGAAGCCGAGACCCTTCACCACCACACCGGAACCGAAGTAGAAGTTAAGCGTGTAGGTGTTGCTGACGGCGTTACCATCTGCATCCACAACGGAGAAATGCGTCGTCTCTGTGTGATCGGTGACGCCTTTCTGTTTTGGAGGTTCGGGCATGAAGCCCGCGGGCCGGACCAGGTCCTTCGACAGGCTAGCCTTCACCGGGTCAATCGTCTTGCGCCATGCCTTCGCGTACTTGCCATTGCTCATCTCTTTTAAGGGCATCTTTGTGAAATCGGGATCGCCAAGGTAATCACTGCGATCCATAAATGCGCGGCGAAAGGCCTCTGTGATCAGGTGCACCTGTTCCGGAGAGCGGTCGCCGCCCATCTTTTTCAGGTCATAGCCCGTGAGAATGTCCAGGGTTTCGAGCAGGACGATACCGCCGGAGGACGGAGGAGGCGCCGTCGTGATTTCGTAGCCGTGATAATGACCTATCAGCGGCTTGCGGTCCTTTACCGAGTAGCCTTCCAGATCGGCCCTGGTGATGGTGCCGCCGCCGGACGCCATCTCTGCCGCGATCTGGTCGGCCATGTGGCCGTGATAAAACTCATTCGGATCGGCGGCGATGCGCTCCAGCGTCGCGGCCAGTTCGGGCTGCCTGATGACCTCGCCTGCCTTGTAGAAGTCGCCGTTCCGCTGGTAGATGCGGTAGCCCTCAGCGTTCTTCTTCAGCAGTGCCGAGTGCCATACATTCAGCTCTTCCTCGGTACCCACAAAGCCATCCCGCGCCAGTCTGATAGCGGGTTGCATCGCCGCTTTAAGTCCCAGCTTCCCAAAGTGCTGCTCTGCATAGGCCATACCGGCAACGGTCCCAGGTACGCCACTGGCTGCGTAGCCCTGAATGCTCATGCCTTTGGTGACGTTGCCGGTTTTATCCAGGTACATGTCACGACTTGCAGTGGCCGGTGCCTCTTCGCGATAGTCGATGAAGTGCGCCTTGCCATCGCCCAGCTTCTTCGCTCCTGTGGCATGCGCCGGCTTGATCAGCATGAATCCGCCACCGCCAATGTTGCCCGCCTCGGGAAAGACCACGGCCAGCGCGAAGGCCACTGCAACGGCTGCATCCACCGCGTTGCCGCCCTGCTTTAGAACGGCAAGGCCTGCGTCGGAAGCTTCATGATGCACGCTCACCACCATGGCATGCTGGGCGCGTGCGGGCGGCGGTGTTGGCAGTGTCTGAGCCCAGCAGGTTGCGGCCAAAGACAAGATCGACATGACGGCACAAGGCCGGGCCAACGCATTCATTCAAAACCTCACCGCAATTTGTGGCAGAACTGAAGAATAACGCGCAGGTATACAGTCCTGTAACCCTGATGGGGTACAGAGCAGTGCGGCTCGCAGAATCGAAGCCGCGTCTTACTACCTGCCGCACTCTCACTGTGTACAGAAAGCAGAACCACATTGCCTGGAACCTTCGACACCTGGACGATTCTGTTCTCATTCAGCATCGCCACGCTGGCAGGATTTGTCGCATTTGAATCGATTGATCACATGCGCGACAGTCCTCGCCCGGCGGTGTGGACCTTTGTCAGTGGCGCGATGCTGGGACTAGGCATCTGGTCCATGCATTTCGTCGGCATGCTTGCATGGCAGCCGCCCTTCCCGCTGTATTACACGGTCCTCCCGACGGTGTTGAGTGTGCTGGTCGCCATCTTGTCGTCGTGGCTTGCGATGCACATCACCGTCAGCCATCAAGCTGGCGCGTCACAGCGGAACCTTATCGGCGGCGCATTGCTGGTTGGGCTGGGCATCTGCACCATGCATTACCTGGGCATGTGTGCACTGCATTTTACGCAGCCCGTCATGTGGAGCTGGCCAGGTGTTGGCCTCTCCTTCCTGATTGCGGTCCTGGCATCGTTAGGCGCCATGGCCATGATGCAGCGGAGTCAATCAGAAGCTCTCAGCCTCGCCCGTCAGACCGGCGCATCGCTTGTGATCGGGCTTGCGATCTGCGGAATGCACTACACCGGCATGCTCGCCATGATGCTGCCTGCTGGAGCCGTCAGTATTGCGCTGCCCGGATCTTTCTCCGGCCCAGTACTTGCCCGCATCGGTGTTGGCAACTCATTGCTGTTCATGGCCTGCCTTCTGGTCGTCTTTCAGCGCGACAAGGTTCGGCTGATGCGTCTGGCCAATGAAGCGCGCTTCGCGCTGCAGGAAGCCGCCCGCAACTCCGAACGATTGGTAACTGCCAACAAGATCGCTGCCACCATCTCACACGAGATCAACAATCCCCTGGAAGCCGTGACCAACCTGCTGTACCTCGCGGAAAGTGGAATGATCGGCGATACGGAGCGGACGTACATCCAGGCAGCGCAGACTGAAATTCGCCGCATTGCGGAGATCACAACGCATACGCTGAAGTTCTATCGCAACGGAAACTCGCTGGTGGAGACAAAGCTGCCCGATCTGTTTGAGTCGGCCCTCGTCGTCTTCGACAAGCGTCTGACGCAGGCCGGCATCAAGATCGAGAAGCACTGGGCGTCCAATGCACCGGCGATAGTCTGCCGGCCGGGAGAGATTCGCCAGGTCTTCGCAAACCTGGTCAGCAACGCGATGGATGCCATGCCAAATGGCGGCTTGCTCTGGGTGGCAGTGCTGCCCTGCGAAGGCGGCGCCTGCGTGGAAGTTGCAGACTCCGGCACGGGCATCCCTGAGGATGCCCGTGCGCATATCCTGGAGCCATTCTTCACGACCAAAGGCCTCAGCGGAACGGGGCTGGGGCTGGCGCTGTGCGCGGAGATCGTGCAACGTCACAACGGCAGACTTGACTTCATGAGTAACACCGCCCCTGGCCGCAGCGGAACAAAGTTCACGCTGTTCCTGCCCACGCGTGGCGCTACTTCCGAGACTGCGGAGACTTCATCGGGCTCGTCCCAGCCCGCCAGGCAAAGCTAGCCGGGATCGCCGGAACGTCGCTCTTGTCTCCCAGCAGCTCCCAGCGCTGCAGGCTGAAGGGAACGCTGCCATTCAACCACACGAAGTCCTGGTACGCCTGCAGGTTGAACTTGTCGCCCTGCTGCAGCTTCGCCATCGTCAAGCCCTTCAGGATGTCCATCTTGCCAATCTGGTAGGTGATGGCCTGGCCCGGTGTGCAGGCGAACATGAACGATTCGTCGCGCGCCGTCGCCTCATCCATTGGAACGGTTTTCGTCATGTAGGCCTGTGCCTCCGGCTGCGTGAACTC is a genomic window containing:
- the ggt gene encoding gamma-glutamyltransferase, which gives rise to MSILSLAATCWAQTLPTPPPARAQHAMVVSVHHEASDAGLAVLKQGGNAVDAAVAVAFALAVVFPEAGNIGGGGFMLIKPAHATGAKKLGDGKAHFIDYREEAPATASRDMYLDKTGNVTKGMSIQGYAASGVPGTVAGMAYAEQHFGKLGLKAAMQPAIRLARDGFVGTEEELNVWHSALLKKNAEGYRIYQRNGDFYKAGEVIRQPELAATLERIAADPNEFYHGHMADQIAAEMASGGGTITRADLEGYSVKDRKPLIGHYHGYEITTAPPPSSGGIVLLETLDILTGYDLKKMGGDRSPEQVHLITEAFRRAFMDRSDYLGDPDFTKMPLKEMSNGKYAKAWRKTIDPVKASLSKDLVRPAGFMPEPPKQKGVTDHTETTHFSVVDADGNAVSNTYTLNFYFGSGVVVKGLGFAMNDEMDDFTSKVGVPNGFGLIQGPNNAIAPHKRPLSAMTPTVVTKKGKLVLVAGSPGGPTIISTVTNDLISVLDNGLNVQEAADAPRFHNQYLPDELQVEKRFPAAAGEVLKADGYNIKRSGEFDEHNPGIWGDSELIAVDPKTGELLGGHDTRKGFGKASGY
- a CDS encoding MHYT domain-containing protein, yielding MPGTFDTWTILFSFSIATLAGFVAFESIDHMRDSPRPAVWTFVSGAMLGLGIWSMHFVGMLAWQPPFPLYYTVLPTVLSVLVAILSSWLAMHITVSHQAGASQRNLIGGALLVGLGICTMHYLGMCALHFTQPVMWSWPGVGLSFLIAVLASLGAMAMMQRSQSEALSLARQTGASLVIGLAICGMHYTGMLAMMLPAGAVSIALPGSFSGPVLARIGVGNSLLFMACLLVVFQRDKVRLMRLANEARFALQEAARNSERLVTANKIAATISHEINNPLEAVTNLLYLAESGMIGDTERTYIQAAQTEIRRIAEITTHTLKFYRNGNSLVETKLPDLFESALVVFDKRLTQAGIKIEKHWASNAPAIVCRPGEIRQVFANLVSNAMDAMPNGGLLWVAVLPCEGGACVEVADSGTGIPEDARAHILEPFFTTKGLSGTGLGLALCAEIVQRHNGRLDFMSNTAPGRSGTKFTLFLPTRGATSETAETSSGSSQPARQS